The sequence CGAGAGATTATCCCTCTGATAAGACTAACTAATGATCAAAATAGTAGCAAACATGGTTTTAACATTGTTGGCAAAACAAATGCCATACATGCCTGGGCTTATGCTATAACAAGGTTATGCCTGTTGACCTTGGACCCATCCGTATTGGCTGACCAGTGGATTACTAGAGCCAAGTCGCGAGCCAAGCAGTCAGCTTCGCTACCCAAGACCAAAGATCCATATCGTATTATCTGGGTGAGCCACTCATTTCCGTCGGCTAACCGCTTGGGATCATAAGATTCATCCCGGCTTGATCAGCCACTCGGCTTCCAGGGCAGACGGGTTCCGGACCCCAAAACGGCGGGTTTCTGCGCCGACCCGGTAGGATTGTTCACCCGATATGGAACCACGGTGCGACTTGGCATTTGGTGTGTGCTATTTAAGAGGCCAAGAGTTCGGATTGAAATTTATGTCGATTCACTTCTTCGTTTGTTTTCCCAGTTGGTTCGAAAGTCGATAAACATCCGCCGACATAAATTTGCTCCCAACATTACCAATCTTCATTGGTGAAGAACATCAGCATCCTTCATCGGCAATGGCTTCTGCGGATTCGAGCGCCAAGCAGTCGGTTCTTATAACCGGCTGCTCAGATGGTGGAATAGGCGCTGCTCTCGCAGTCGCCTTCCACAAAGCTGGCCTAAACGTCTACGCAACCACTCGAGACCCTGCCAAAATGAAGCGCTTGGTATCTCTCGGAATCAGGACCCTCACTTTGGACGTTCAATCAGAAACCTCTATCGCCGAATGCGTCAAACAAGTTCCCgccctcgacatcctcgtcaaTAACGCCGGCACCCAATACATCATGCCGGTTGTCGACATTGATATCGCTGCAGCAAAGAAGATCTACGATCTCAATGTATGGTCTCATATTGCCGTGACACAGGCTTTTCTGCCCTTGCTACTTAAATCATCCAATGGCATGGTGGTGAATCAAACATCCCTTGGCGCTGTTGCCACAGTACCTTTCCAGGCTGTCTACAACTCGTCAAAAGCTGCTTTGGTCATGCTGTCCGACACATTGCGCCTAGAACTTAAGCCATTTGGAATCAAAGTCGTGGACCTCAGAACGGGCATCGTCAAGAGCAACTTGGTCCAGAATGCGCTACTGAGGAAGCCACCTATCCTGCCAAAGGATTCTATTTATGAGCCCGCCAGGGACATTCTGGAAGCAGCCATGCGCCAAGAAGGGTACGAAGGACAGGGTCTGGAGTCACAGGATTGGGCAGACGCTGTTGTGCGCGATTTGCTGAAGAAGAACCCGCCGCCTGTCATCTGGCGCGGTGAGATGACTTGGTTAGTTTGGTTTGGCAGTTTCTTGCCCTTTGGATGGTTGGACGGGGTTGCAAAAAGGCTGGCTGGGCTTGACAAGGCAGAGGAGGTGCTGAGCCGCGCAAACAAGTAATAGCATATTTATAACAGGGAGGAGACGCTTTGGGGGGTGTCATGCGTTGGAGCGTACTACTGGGCTTGCTTTTACGAAACTGAATCTACACGGGCATATTAAGTCAATCAGTATGGGTATGTAACGTCTCCAACAGGAGTTATCAGGCACAGtatcaaagaacacactATTTTTTATGGGGCAAGGTCAATCATTTTTACTACAAGCGAAGCCTCAAACAATTCATTGTTAAACGAATGAGTGCCGTAGCAGGCCGATTATCTAGCATTTTCTCATTACCATATGTGTCAAGTGATCATATGGTTTGAGACACCTATCAGGATCAGAGACGAAGTGTGGTGTTCACTGAGTTGATGGGTGACCCTTCTAGGCGTTGGGGTCAAAGTATGGCCTCTCAGCTTGGGGTGTGATGCGCAACATGTGCCGTCGGGTCTGACCCTCCTTAACCTGGAAATCGCGGAGGGCGGAGCTACATAGTGTAAATATTGGCATGTAGATCTAGGATGTTGAAGTAGTCTTACTGTTGGGTGATTCGATTGTCATAGACAACAACTGTGCCAGGCGTCCAGTGCACTCGAATGTGCCAGTCTTGGCCATGTTCAATGTGGTCATAAAGGAAGTTAAGAATGTTTGCTGTAAGCAGATTAGTATTTTCCATTGCATTTAAAAGGAAAATGTGTACTACTTACcgctttcttcttccttcaagCCTTGAATGCGTCTTGTGTACAGGCGGTTAACGTACAaagacttggacttggtcaCGGGATGCGTTCTAACGACGGGGTGAATAGTCTCAATGGGCTCACGGATGTATCGCTCCTTGTGATCAGCAACTCTGGCCTGATTAAACCCAGAGTGTGTTGCTTCGAGGCCGTGGAGCTTCTCACGATACAACGGCGATAGTGCATTGTATGCGGCCACTGTTGAGAGATAGAGCGTATCGCCTCCCGATTGGGGCGTATCGAGAGCCAAGAAGATTGTCGTTCCCATACCGTTTCTTAGGATAGTGAGTACCGGCCAAAGAGAAGGATGCTGCGAATATTCAACTCACATCTCATAAGACATGTCGGTGTGCCACTTGATGCTGCTGACATTGTTCTTGATCTCATTGTCTACCGCACCAGCCCTAGAAGCGTCGTTAATATCAGCACAAGGTATTATGGTGAGATTTCTAAACACGTACATAAAGTCTCGGTAGACTGGCAACAGCTCGGGGTGGTCCTTGACATGACCTCCATGCTGATGAACATGCAGCTTGCCAAAGTGAGCACCAAACTCTTTCTGTTTTTCAAAGCCAATGTCTGCAAAATCCTGTCCACGAAAGACAAGAACTCCGCGTTCAGCTACCAGAAGAGCGAGTTCATCCTTTTGCTTCGAGTCAAGCGAGCTGAGTTGAAGGCCGTGAATCTCGGTGCCCACAGCTGGCGTGATCTCCTGGAACGAGGACCCTGGGGCATTCAGCAGGGCAGCTTTGGCAGGATCGGCACGGAGGCCTGGGTCGGTATGCTTGAACTCTTCCAGGGGTGGTTGCAAGCCTGGTTTGAAATGTGGGAGATAGTGGGAATATTTGTACTGAGTTACGTCAATATTGATATGCTAGAGTAGAGGACAGCTACCAACCTCATTCTCCTTGTAGTTGATTGAAGTATCAAACCTCAGCTGAGACACAGTCTCTGAAGGCTGGGATGTAGTCGTAGTCGCGGTCTGAGTAGACATGGTTCTCAGTGATAGAGTCAAGGATTGTGTGACGTTATTTGCTTGATCGCCTCAGATTATTCCCACGTCTCATGCCTAGCATTTATCAACATGACTCCGATTCTCGGAATGTCCATGCTTGGTAATATGAAGCGGGGGATCGCCATTACTCCGAGGAGAAATGCACCCTGAGCCATTAGCGACGTCGCGAAGGCATTGCGACATCCCCTAGGAGGTTGATGTGACGTCTCCGAGTGTCGCGTCTACCCCGACCTCGCCTTTATCCCCGGTTTCTCGTCATAATTCCCGCGATGGCGAACTTTATTTCGTCCCTTCTCATTCGTCCCTTGTAAGATAGGGTATCGGGTGCAGTTAACCGCTTCGCATAGTTTACTGAATCGCCATATATCAAGCTTATGGCGACTCCATCTGAAGATAACGCGGTGCAACGTCAGATAATACAAAGAGAGGACGGCGAATATCGGAGAATGCCCGACTTGATATCCAACCAGTACAGCTTGCTTCCACCAAGTGTTTTTGGCCATGTCTACTCTCAAAGAACCAGCTGTAGTTGTTGTTGGCAACTCTTCATCTTCGACCGATGAAGATGTTGCAGTCCCGATATCGACAAACGTTAGCGAACGCATAGCTGCGAAGCGACCTCTATGGCGGCGACTGGTGGGTTTCTTCTGGGACTCCGTTGATGGAGATCCTCGAGACAGGCGGTACATCCAGAAACTGGACACATTTCTCTTGTAAGATTTACCCTTACTTCGCTCCAGGCAGCTTGTTAATAGCTGCAGTTCTTATATCTGTCTCGGCTACTTCATCAAATACCTTGACCAGACGAATATCAGTATGCACATGTCGGTTTATGGTATTTGGGTTATCGCTTACCATGTTCAGGCAATGCATTCGTCAGTGGGATGAAAGAAGACGTAGGTTCACTTAATAGCGGAAAGAATCCTCCGTTAACACACTTCCTCTAGCTCGGTTTATACGGAAACGAGCGTAACTGGCTTAACAGCTACTTCAACATTGGGTACTTGATCGGTACTGTGCCAACCCAGATGGTGCAGCTCAAGTATGTTAGGCCGTCCATCTGGATTCCTCTTTGTGAGGTTCTATGGTCGGTTCTCGTGATGGCTATGGCATCTGCCAAGAACGTCGAGACGGTAAGGTGCTGCGGTCATCCCTCTATATAGAATCCGGACTAACAAATCACTCTGCAGCTTTACGCACTCAGATTCTTCGTTGGCTTGCTTGAAGCCTGCGCCTTTCCCGGATATGCTGCATTGCTCGGTGGCTGGTATGGACCCCGAGAGTTGACCAAGAGGATGGCAATCTTCGAGCAGACAAGTGGTATTGCGTCCATGTTTAGCGGCTACTTGCAGGCAGCTCTTTACAAGGGCCTTGGAGGACGTCACGGCCTCGCTGGCTGGCAGTGGTTGTTCATTTTTGATGGGTATGATCCGAGATTCTCTCCCTGAAATCATGGTAGCTAACAGGTGATGCGCTTAGAATCATCTCAATTCCAATTGCCATCTGGGGCTTCTTTGCGATCCCAGATCTTCCACATACCACCCGCGCATTTTACTGGACAAAAGATGTACGTTGGATCTTACTGTCTTCTGCTAGGCTTCAAGACTAACCGACAACAGGATAGAGAATATGGAATCCAGCGGGCTGAAAGCAACGGCCGTGTTGCTCCTCAACCGTTGACCTTGCAAGCCATCAAAGGAGTCTTTTCCAACTGGAGACTCTGGGTATTTATCTTGCCATATTTGTAAGTCCAGCCGTCTCGAAGGGTGATCCAGAGGCTGATAATTACAGAATGGTCGCTCAGGCAGGCAGCGGTACTGGCTACTTCAACCTCTACCTCAAAGCAGAGGGCTATAGCGTTGTGCAGACAAACGTGCTGCCGACGGCTGGTAACGCTATCAGCGTTGTAGCCGCTTTCTTAGCTGGTGGAATTGTTGATGCAACGCAAGCTCGTCTGACAACGTCTGTCATCATTCAATTGGCTGTTGCCGTGTCTAACATCCTGCTTGCTGTCTGGTACATCCCCAACGGCGCAAGACTGTTCGCATACTTCTTATCGTACGTTGGAAGTGCAGCCCAGCCTATCATGATTGTAAGATTACCCAACTATCTCAGGTTTCTCCCACCAAGCGCTAACAATGCGTCTCCTAGTCATGGGGTCATCATCTAAACGCTGGTGATCCCAACCTTCGTCAGCTCTTGGTTGCAACCGGCAATATCTTTACCTACAGTTTCTCGACATGGCTGCCCTGTGAGTACAGCCTAACTACCCAGAACTACGTAAAC comes from Fusarium falciforme chromosome 11, complete sequence and encodes:
- a CDS encoding TauD domain-containing protein; protein product: MSTQTATTTTSQPSETVSQLRFDTSINYKENEYKYSHYLPHFKPGLQPPLEEFKHTDPGLRADPAKAALLNAPGSSFQEITPAVGTEIHGLQLSSLDSKQKDELALLVAERGVLVFRGQDFADIGFEKQKEFGAHFGKLHVHQHGGHVKDHPELLPVYRDFMAGAVDNEIKNNVSSIKWHTDMSYEINGMGTTIFLALDTPQSGGDTLYLSTVAAYNALSPLYREKLHGLEATHSGFNQARVADHKERYIREPIETIHPVVRTHPVTKSKSLYVNRLYTRRIQGLKEEESANILNFLYDHIEHGQDWHIRVHWTPGTVVVYDNRITQHSALRDFQVKEGQTRRHMLRITPQAERPYFDPNA
- a CDS encoding MFS domain-containing protein; amino-acid sequence: MSTLKEPAVVVVGNSSSSTDEDVAVPISTNVSERIAAKRPLWRRLVGFFWDSVDGDPRDRRYIQKLDTFLFSYICLGYFIKYLDQTNISNAFVSGMKEDLGLYGNERNWLNSYFNIGYLIGTVPTQMVQLKYVRPSIWIPLCEVLWSVLVMAMASAKNVETLYALRFFVGLLEACAFPGYAALLGGWYGPRELTKRMAIFEQTSGIASMFSGYLQAALYKGLGGRHGLAGWQWLFIFDGIISIPIAIWGFFAIPDLPHTTRAFYWTKDDREYGIQRAESNGRVAPQPLTLQAIKGVFSNWRLWVFILPYLMVAQAGSGTGYFNLYLKAEGYSVVQTNVLPTAGNAISVVAAFLAGGIVDATQARLTTSVIIQLAVAVSNILLAVWYIPNGARLFAYFLSYVGSAAQPIMISWGHHLNAGDPNLRQLLVATGNIFTYSFSTWLPLVLFPTYDAPHYKYGYQVLILFGGLAVIGAYLLKTLHGRFG